A single window of Rubripirellula lacrimiformis DNA harbors:
- a CDS encoding macro domain-containing protein — MGNIQIVTGDLLDQDVDVVVNAWNRNIIPWWLLLPQVVSGAIKRRGGYAPFRELAKHGAIPLGGAVLTSAGNLPFKAIIHVAGISMWWRSSERSIRQSCQSALALAEEKQFNSIALPLIGAGTGGGSPEAVLDMMRDELANISFGGRVVIVQFQKN, encoded by the coding sequence TTGGGCAATATCCAAATCGTGACGGGCGACCTTCTCGACCAAGACGTCGATGTAGTCGTCAACGCCTGGAATCGAAACATCATCCCTTGGTGGCTACTGCTTCCGCAGGTCGTCTCGGGAGCGATTAAACGGCGTGGTGGATACGCTCCGTTTCGTGAGCTTGCCAAGCACGGGGCAATTCCGCTTGGTGGTGCGGTGCTAACCAGTGCGGGCAATCTGCCATTCAAAGCAATTATCCATGTGGCCGGCATAAGCATGTGGTGGCGATCAAGCGAAAGGTCGATCCGCCAATCGTGTCAGAGCGCGTTGGCATTGGCTGAGGAGAAGCAATTCAATTCGATCGCGTTGCCACTGATTGGTGCGGGTACCGGTGGCGGGTCGCCTGAAGCGGTTCTTGATATGATGAGGGATGAGCTTGCGAACATTAGCTTCGGAGGGCGAGTCGTCATCGTTCAATTTCAGAAAAACTGA
- a CDS encoding DUF2924 domain-containing protein, giving the protein MTDETRLAVAALDDKTVNELRTLYEEVFDEVCRSRHKKYLVRRIAWRLQALDEGGLSNEAKQKARELAATSDLRMTAPREEVMDNVRRVTPEEDGYVDWDPRLPPPGSFLERRYKGQMVRVLVLTDGFEYEGKRFRSLSKVAGEITGVSYNGFLFFRLGRRKK; this is encoded by the coding sequence ATGACGGATGAAACTCGATTGGCGGTTGCTGCGCTTGATGACAAAACAGTCAATGAATTGCGAACGCTCTATGAAGAAGTGTTCGATGAAGTCTGTCGCAGCCGGCACAAAAAGTATTTGGTTCGACGCATCGCTTGGCGATTGCAAGCGTTAGACGAAGGCGGTCTGAGCAACGAAGCGAAACAGAAGGCTCGCGAGTTGGCGGCGACTTCGGATCTTCGCATGACGGCTCCTCGCGAAGAGGTTATGGACAACGTTCGCCGGGTCACACCTGAAGAGGACGGGTATGTCGACTGGGATCCTCGATTGCCGCCGCCGGGCAGCTTTCTGGAACGGCGATACAAGGGCCAGATGGTTCGCGTGCTCGTATTGACGGACGGATTTGAATACGAGGGCAAGCGGTTTCGTTCGCTGTCGAAAGTTGCGGGCGAGATCACCGGTGTCAGCTACAACGGATTCCTCTTCTTTCGGCTCGGAAGGAGAAAGAAATGA
- a CDS encoding recombinase family protein, whose protein sequence is MKKQTESERRIIRCAIYTRKSTEEGLDQEFNSLDAQREAGENFIASQSQEGWKVVPTHYDDGGYSGGNVDRPAMKRLLEDITAGKIDCVVVYKVDRLSRSLLDFSKIMETFDNHGVSFVSVTQQFNTTHSMGRLTLNILLSFAQFEREIIGERIRDKIAAQRRRGKWAGGIPVLGYDVDRSGPSPKLVVNADEAAKVRRIFGLYLEMESMTPVVEELDRRGWCLKSWKTKSGKTRGGKPFDKSSLHTMLTNQTYIGRIKHKTQTFKGEHTPIIDQKLFDDVAAIMRSHARGGGNHLVNKYQALLKGLIYCPACNYSMVHNVARRRSKVYRYYTCVTAIKRGRKYCPSPSLPAADIEAAVVDQIRCIADDPGLRRDVLEQSSKRCEAELAELNTQRTQLTQRLNHQHEQMKHISSSTDVGSGDSERLAALHQEVAGIIESLEIVDGEIKRLTAEQIDERDVNAAFSDFGNVWNELNIREKSAVLTLLISRIEFDADESSLSISMHPAGIKTFSAEATEQQQETNS, encoded by the coding sequence ATGAAAAAGCAAACGGAATCTGAACGGCGGATCATTCGGTGCGCGATCTACACTCGCAAGTCGACTGAGGAAGGTCTTGATCAAGAGTTCAATTCGTTGGACGCCCAGCGTGAGGCCGGCGAGAACTTCATCGCCAGTCAATCGCAAGAGGGTTGGAAGGTTGTTCCGACACACTACGACGATGGTGGCTATTCGGGCGGCAACGTTGACCGGCCGGCGATGAAGCGATTGTTGGAGGATATCACGGCGGGCAAGATTGATTGCGTGGTCGTCTACAAGGTCGACCGACTGAGTCGCAGTTTGCTGGACTTCTCGAAGATCATGGAAACGTTCGACAACCATGGCGTGTCGTTCGTGTCGGTGACGCAACAGTTCAATACGACGCACTCGATGGGTCGGTTGACGTTGAACATCTTGCTTTCGTTCGCCCAGTTTGAACGAGAGATCATTGGCGAGCGGATTCGCGACAAGATTGCGGCTCAGCGACGGCGCGGGAAATGGGCGGGCGGTATCCCGGTGCTGGGCTACGACGTTGACCGGTCCGGGCCAAGCCCGAAGTTGGTGGTCAACGCTGACGAGGCGGCGAAGGTGCGGCGTATCTTTGGGTTGTATCTCGAAATGGAGTCGATGACGCCGGTGGTCGAAGAACTTGACCGTCGTGGCTGGTGCTTGAAGTCTTGGAAGACGAAATCGGGAAAGACGAGAGGCGGTAAACCATTTGATAAGTCGTCGCTGCATACGATGCTGACCAACCAAACCTACATTGGCCGGATCAAGCATAAGACGCAGACGTTCAAGGGTGAGCACACGCCGATTATTGACCAGAAGCTATTTGATGATGTCGCGGCGATCATGCGTAGTCACGCTCGCGGCGGCGGCAATCACCTGGTCAACAAGTATCAAGCGTTATTAAAGGGTTTGATCTATTGCCCGGCATGCAACTACTCGATGGTTCACAACGTAGCTCGCCGCCGGTCGAAAGTGTACCGCTACTACACGTGTGTGACGGCGATCAAACGCGGGCGGAAGTACTGTCCGTCGCCATCGCTTCCAGCTGCAGATATCGAGGCGGCCGTGGTCGACCAGATTCGCTGTATCGCCGACGATCCAGGCTTACGCCGCGATGTGTTGGAGCAGTCGAGTAAACGTTGCGAAGCGGAGTTGGCGGAGTTGAATACCCAACGAACGCAGCTCACCCAACGGTTGAATCACCAGCACGAGCAGATGAAACACATAAGCAGCTCGACTGACGTCGGGTCTGGCGATTCAGAACGATTGGCCGCGTTACACCAAGAAGTTGCGGGCATTATCGAGTCGCTTGAAATCGTTGACGGCGAGATCAAACGCTTGACAGCCGAACAGATCGACGAGCGTGATGTGAACGCGGCCTTCTCGGATTTTGGCAACGTTTGGAATGAGCTGAACATACGCGAGAAGTCGGCGGTGCTGACGTTGCTGATTAGTCGAATCGAATTCGACGCTGACGAAAGCTCACTTTCGATTTCGATGCACCCGGCGGGCATCAAAACCTTTTCCGCCGAAGCGACCGAACAACAGCAGGAGACGAATTCATGA
- a CDS encoding class I SAM-dependent methyltransferase — MKRVLSTRPTSTLQSALSVYDDYVFDKRYQLDTRSEVAIDDLDISQEDKQHADKYKPTRARYFRKIMEEVNLPRDGVFVDVGCGKGRILLLAAEQGFDQVVGLEISPDLCQIAQRNVANFKEAKPKTGSIKVVCTNILDYQMDGSETVFFLYSPFGCSVTERFLEMIRQSLKDHPRDLCLIIDEFRFPELLAGDDYLEQSLTYKYGAAVFHVYSHVS; from the coding sequence ATGAAACGAGTTCTCTCAACGCGACCGACAAGCACTCTTCAAAGTGCTTTGAGTGTCTACGACGACTACGTGTTCGATAAACGCTATCAACTTGACACTCGATCCGAGGTCGCCATCGACGACCTGGACATCAGTCAAGAAGACAAGCAGCACGCCGACAAATACAAACCGACTCGCGCGAGGTACTTTCGCAAGATCATGGAGGAGGTCAATCTCCCTCGCGATGGAGTGTTCGTCGATGTTGGATGTGGCAAGGGCCGAATCCTTTTGCTCGCTGCGGAGCAGGGATTTGACCAAGTCGTCGGTTTAGAAATCTCACCTGATTTGTGTCAGATCGCACAGCGAAACGTTGCGAACTTCAAAGAAGCGAAGCCCAAGACGGGTTCGATTAAGGTCGTCTGCACCAACATCCTTGACTACCAGATGGACGGAAGCGAAACCGTCTTCTTTCTGTATTCACCGTTCGGCTGTTCGGTAACAGAGCGATTTCTTGAGATGATAAGACAGTCTCTCAAGGATCACCCGCGAGACCTATGTCTTATTATCGACGAATTCCGCTTCCCCGAGTTACTGGCGGGCGATGACTACTTAGAGCAGTCGCTAACTTACAAGTACGGGGCAGCCGTATTCCATGTGTATTCCCACGTCAGCTAA
- a CDS encoding efflux RND transporter periplasmic adaptor subunit has product MHPQIRRDGPGSCPICGMDLVPVRESADGVRTVSISSEIKSLMNVQVSPVRRQYVTAEVRMVGKIEYDETRLAHITAWVPGRLERMFVDFTGVEVNKGDHMVQIYSESLYTAQEELLAVTKRDRPPSSSRFIEPLDLAESAREKLRLLGLTTEQIQTIEQRGKSSETVTIYSPAGGVVVAKNKQEGDRVQTGDRIYTVADLNHLWVQMDAYESDLAWLRYGQDVEFTTEAYPGEVFRGRIAFIDPVLNEDTRTVKVRVNVPNEDRRLKPEMFVRAIVQSDIAAGGRVLNASLAGKWISPMHPEIIKDQPGDCDICGMPLVRAESLGYVTAEPTSAAKPLIVPVKAVLLTGTRAIVYVQIPDADKPTYEGREIVIGPRAGDFYLVKAGLNEGDLVVTNGNFKLDSALQISAKPSMMTPQGGGGGGHNHGGMEMPKADEGVTMNASPMKLLPAVRDSMQGIVEQYKTIQEKVEAANLAEIRAGYDRLGKAVEAVPADLIGPPMRPQWFEVAMLLRNDVTEGREINSMREADRVFTLTRQHVDQMKAQFPLPMSHDEMQMPAMANMDAPPEVVEQLSGFVTPYLQLSQALATDDLEAAKRAVEPLHQRLAGLLPIVSEAKAVEVWSKEKRDLSEIVARLQEANNLAALRSGFALLSEQMLSLERMFGLPTDQSLYELHCPMAFEGRGASWLQSDDAVRNPYYGGSMLKCADKVEKL; this is encoded by the coding sequence ATGCACCCTCAAATACGTCGCGACGGTCCAGGCAGTTGCCCGATCTGCGGGATGGACTTGGTTCCGGTCAGAGAATCGGCCGACGGTGTTCGTACTGTTTCGATCAGCTCCGAGATCAAGAGCTTGATGAATGTGCAAGTCAGTCCCGTGCGTCGGCAATACGTTACGGCCGAAGTTCGCATGGTGGGCAAGATCGAGTATGACGAAACGCGACTCGCTCATATCACCGCTTGGGTGCCTGGACGACTGGAACGCATGTTCGTTGACTTTACGGGCGTCGAAGTCAATAAGGGCGATCACATGGTGCAAATCTACAGCGAGTCACTCTACACCGCACAAGAAGAACTGCTTGCGGTGACCAAGCGTGATCGGCCGCCGAGTTCCTCACGCTTCATCGAACCGCTCGATCTTGCCGAGTCTGCTCGTGAGAAACTTCGATTGCTTGGTTTGACGACGGAGCAGATTCAAACGATCGAACAACGCGGCAAGTCCTCCGAAACGGTCACGATCTACTCGCCCGCTGGCGGCGTGGTGGTTGCGAAGAACAAGCAAGAAGGCGACCGCGTTCAAACAGGCGACCGCATCTACACTGTTGCCGACTTGAATCACTTGTGGGTTCAAATGGATGCTTACGAATCGGACCTTGCTTGGTTGCGATACGGGCAAGACGTCGAGTTCACGACGGAAGCGTATCCAGGCGAAGTGTTCCGCGGCCGAATCGCGTTCATTGACCCGGTGCTGAACGAAGACACTCGAACAGTGAAAGTGCGAGTCAACGTGCCGAACGAGGATCGTCGCTTGAAACCGGAAATGTTCGTGCGAGCGATCGTGCAGAGCGACATCGCGGCAGGTGGCCGAGTGCTGAATGCTTCGCTGGCGGGAAAGTGGATCAGCCCGATGCACCCGGAAATCATAAAAGACCAACCGGGCGATTGTGACATTTGCGGCATGCCGTTGGTGCGAGCGGAATCGCTTGGCTATGTCACAGCGGAGCCAACGAGTGCCGCAAAACCCTTGATCGTGCCGGTGAAGGCTGTGTTGCTGACGGGAACGCGAGCGATTGTGTACGTCCAGATTCCCGACGCTGACAAGCCGACTTATGAAGGTCGCGAGATTGTGATCGGTCCGCGAGCAGGTGATTTCTATCTGGTGAAGGCTGGTCTCAATGAAGGCGACCTCGTTGTGACCAACGGAAACTTCAAGCTCGACAGTGCACTGCAGATTTCCGCGAAGCCTTCGATGATGACACCTCAAGGTGGTGGCGGCGGTGGGCACAACCACGGCGGCATGGAAATGCCAAAGGCGGACGAAGGTGTCACGATGAACGCGAGTCCGATGAAGTTGCTGCCAGCGGTGCGTGATTCGATGCAGGGCATTGTTGAGCAATACAAAACGATTCAGGAAAAGGTCGAAGCAGCAAATCTCGCAGAGATTCGCGCCGGCTACGACCGACTGGGGAAAGCCGTCGAGGCGGTGCCGGCGGACTTGATCGGTCCTCCGATGCGACCGCAGTGGTTCGAGGTCGCGATGTTATTGCGGAACGATGTCACCGAAGGCCGTGAGATAAATTCCATGCGTGAAGCCGATCGGGTGTTCACGTTGACTCGCCAGCACGTCGATCAAATGAAGGCTCAGTTCCCGTTGCCGATGTCTCACGACGAAATGCAGATGCCAGCGATGGCGAACATGGATGCTCCGCCTGAAGTCGTTGAGCAACTCAGTGGCTTTGTCACTCCCTACTTGCAACTTAGTCAAGCACTCGCGACAGACGATCTGGAAGCCGCGAAACGAGCGGTCGAGCCGTTGCATCAGCGATTGGCGGGCTTGCTGCCGATCGTCTCCGAAGCCAAAGCGGTCGAAGTGTGGAGCAAAGAGAAACGCGACTTGTCCGAGATCGTTGCAAGATTGCAGGAGGCGAACAATCTCGCCGCTTTGCGTAGCGGGTTCGCTTTACTGTCCGAGCAGATGTTGAGTCTCGAGCGAATGTTCGGACTGCCGACCGACCAATCACTTTACGAGCTTCATTGTCCGATGGCCTTCGAGGGTCGCGGTGCGTCGTGGCTTCAATCCGACGACGCGGTTCGCAATCCGTACTACGGCGGGTCGATGCTGAAGTGTGCCGACAAAGTCGAAAAGCTGTAG